The following are from one region of the Mustela lutreola isolate mMusLut2 chromosome 7, mMusLut2.pri, whole genome shotgun sequence genome:
- the CPSF2 gene encoding cleavage and polyadenylation specificity factor subunit 2 produces the protein MTSIIKLTTLSGVQEESALCYLLQVDEFRFLLDCGWDEHFSMDIIDSLRKHVHQIDAVLLSHPDPLHLGALPYAVGKLGLNCAIYATIPVYKMGQMFMYDLYQSRHNTEDFTLFTLDDVDAAFDKIQQLKFSQIVNLKGKGHGLSITPLPAGHMIGGTIWKIVKDGEEEIVYAVDFNHKREIHLNGCSLEMLSRPSLLITDSFNATYVQPRRKQRDEQLLTNVLETLRGDGNVLIAVDTAGRVLELAQLLDQIWRTKDAGLGVYSLALLNNVSYNVVEFSKSQVEWMSDKLMRCFEDKRNNPFQFRHLSLCHGLSDLARVPSPKVVLASQPDLECGFSRDLFIQWCQDPKNSIILTYRTTPGTLARFLIDNPSEKITEIELRKRVKLEGKELEEYLEKEKLKKEAAKKLEQSKEADIDSSDESDVEEDIDQPSAHKTKHDLMMKGEGSRKGSFFKQAKKSYPMFPAPEERIKWDEYGEIIKPEDFLVPELQATEEEKSKLESGLTNGDEPMDQDLSDVPTKCISTTESIEIKARVTYIDYEGRSDGDSIKKIINQMKPRQLIIVHGPPEASQDLAECCRAFGGKDIKVYMPKLHETVDATSETHIYQVRLKDSLVSSLQFCKAKDAELAWIDGVLDMRVSKVDTGVILEEGELKDDGEDSEMQVDAPSDSSVIAQQKAMKSLFGDDEKETGEESEIIPTLEPLPPNEVPGHQSVFMNEPRLSDFKQVLLREGIQAEFVGGVLVCNNQVAVRRTETGRIGLEGCLCQDFYRIRDLLYEQYAIV, from the exons ATGACATCTATTATCAAATTAACTACCCTCTCTGGGGTTCAAGAAGAGTCTGCTCTTTGCTATCTTCTGCAAGTTGATGAGTTTAGATTTCTGTTGGACTGTGGCTGGGATGAGCATTTTTCTATGGATATTATAGATTCCCTGAGGAA GCATGTTCACCAAATTGATGCAGTACTTTTGTCCCACCCTGATCCTCTTCATCTCGGTGCCCTCCCCTACGCAGTCGGGAAGCTGGGTCTGAACTGTGCCATCTATGCGACCATTCCTGTTTATAAAATGGGACAGATGTTCATGTATGATCTTTACCAG TCTCGACACAATACGGAAGACTTTACCCTCTTTACGTTAGATGATGTGGATGCAGCCTTTGATAAAATACAGCAGTTAAAATTCTCTCAGATTGTGAATTTGAAAG GTAAAGGACATGGCTTGTCTATCACTCCTCTGCCAGCTGGTCATATGATAGGTGGAACAATATGGAAAATAGTCAAAGATGGAGAAGAAGAAATTGTCTACGCAGTTGACTTTAACCACAAGAGGGAGAT TCATTTAAATGGATGTTCCTTGGAAATGCTAAGCAGACCTTCCCTGCTTATCACAGATTCCTTTAACGCCACGTATGTGCAGCCTAGGAGAAAACAGAGAGATGAGCAACTTCTGA CAAATGTCCTGGAAACACTTCGAGGTGATGGAAATGTATTAATAGCAGTGGACACTGCAGGCAGAGTTTTGGAACTTGCTCAACTCCTTGATCAAATCTGGAGAACTAAAGATGCGGGCCTGGGTGTCTACTCGCTGGCACTCCTGAATAATGTCAGCTATAATGTGGTGGAGTTTTCCAAGTCCCAG GTAGAATGGATGAGTGACAAATTGATGAGATGTTttgaagacaaaagaaataatcCATTTCAGTTTCGCCATCTCTCTTTATGTCACGGTCTTTCTGACTTGGCTCGGGTACCTAGCCCCAAAGTGGTACTCGCCAGCCAGCCTGACCTGGAATGCGGATTTTCAAGGGATCTCTTCATTCAGTGGTGTCAGGACCCTAAAAACTCAATCATTCTAACTTACAGAACTACTCCTGGGACTTTAGCCCGTTTCTTAATTGATAACCCTTCcgaaaaaattacagaaatagaG TTGAGGAAACGTGTGAAGCTTGAAGGGAAAGAACTAGAAGAATacttagaaaaagagaaactaaagaaagaagCGGCGAAAAAACTAGAGCAGTCAAAAGA GGCAGACATAGATTCCAGTGATGAGAGTGATGTTGAGGAAGACATTGATCAGCCATCGGCTCACAAGACTAAACATGACCTGATGATGAAAGGTGAAGGTAGTCGTAAAGGAAGTTTCTTCAAACAGGCTAAAAAGTCTTACCCTATGTTTCCTGCCCCGGAAGAAAGAATTAAATGGGATGAATATGGAGAAATTATCAA ACCAGAGGATTTCTTAGTGCCAGAACTTCAAGCGActgaagaagagaaaagcaaattagaaTCTGGCTTGACAAACGGAGATGAACCCATGGATCAGGATTTATCTGATGTTCCTACCAAGTGTATTTCTACGACAGAGTCTATCGAAATAAA AGCCAGGGTTACTTACATAGATTATGAAGGACGCTCTGATGGAGAttccattaaaaagattattaatcAGATGAAACCACGACAGCTGATCATTGTCCATGGACCACCAGAGGCTAGTCAGGATCTCGCAGAGTGCTGTCGTGCATTCGGTGGGAAAGATATTAAAGTGTACATGCCAAAGCTACACGAAACAGTTGATGCCACTAGTGAAACTCACATCTACCAG GTGAGATTGAAAGATTCACTTGTCAGCTCCCTTCAGTTTTGTAAGGCAAAAGATGCCGAATTAGCTTGGATAGATGGTGTCTTGGATATGAGAGTTTCCAAAGTGGACACAGGAGTTATTTTAGAAGAAGGAGAACTGAAGGATGATGGAGAGGACTCAGAAATGCAAGTGGACGCTCCTTCGGATTCTAGCGTTATAGCACAACAGAAGGCCATGAAGAGTCTGTTCGGGGATGATGAGAAAGAGACAGGTGAAGAGAGTGAGATCATTCCGACCTTGGAACCCTTACCCCCAAATGAG